In Mastacembelus armatus chromosome 5, fMasArm1.2, whole genome shotgun sequence, a single genomic region encodes these proteins:
- the LOC113130971 gene encoding caspase-8-like: MSAKDTLRCNKTALQDLFSTDHGFILDKVQEKKLITSREYKNLKSINKEDVGGHVREMVDKIMDKGETTCRDFLELLETDQGIKETYPDLKNIPLTNSCCCKRVQQSSDDQSPDCKTPKMDEQYKLDSDPVGLCVIINNENFTDCSDKPKRRHGTNEDAESLAKVFTLLRFRVLMLKDLTQDQMDRALKCFASLSNPPEQLQQFSVKEWSDTGFTDLQQPPKHGDAFICCVLSHGAKGQVCGIDWKRLDIKQITRTFKATNTSALTDKPKVFLIQACQGSNVQRGVLPKDVEADDALTSILEEDDDALTSIPEMADVLLAISTVEDYKARRNRRNGSWFIQSVCRQLENSCPSGEDVVTILHRVNKEVGEIEGDANEPGARKQMPEVRSTLRRKLVLSPR, encoded by the exons ATGTCAGCCAAAGACACATTGAGATGTAATAAAACAGCCCTTCAGGACCTGTTCTCTACAGACCACGGGTTCATCCTCGACAAAGTTCAGGAGAAAAAACTAATAACCTCACGTGAGTACAAGAACCTTAAAAGCATCAACAAAGAAGACGTAGGAGGGCACGTTCGTGAGATGGTGGATAAGATCATGGATAAAGGGGAGACCACCTGCCGGGACTTCCTGGAGCTCCTGGAAACTGATCAAGGCATTAAAGAAACTTACCCTGATCTGAAAAATATACCGTTGACCAACAGCTGCTGTTGTAAACGTGTCCAACAGAGCTCAG ATGATCAGTCACCAGATTGCAAGACGCCAAAGATG GATGAGCAGTATAAACTGGACAGCGACCCTGTCGGTCTTTGTGTGATAATAAACAATGAGAATTTCACAGATTGCTCAGACAAACCTAAAAGGAGACATGGAACCAACGAAGATGCTG AAAGTTTGGCAAAGGTGTTCACCTTGCTGAGATTCAGAGTTCTGATGTTGAAAGACCTAACCCAGGACCAGATGGATCGGGCACTGAAATGCTTTGCTTCTCTGAGCAACCCccctgagcagctgcagcagttcaGTGTTAAGGAGTGGTCTGACACTGGATTCACCGATCTTCAGCAGCCTCCAAAACACGGTGATGCCTTCATCTGCTGTGTACTGAGTCATGGAGCGAAGGGCCAAGTGTGTGGGATTGACTGGAAGCGACTCGACATTAAACAAATAACTAGAACTTTCAAGGCGACCAACACATCAGCCCTCACCGATAAACCTAAAGTGTTCCTGATCCAGGCCTGCCAGGGATCGAATGTCCAGCGTGGAGTGTTGCCCAAAGATGTGGAAGCTGATGATGCTCTAACATCCATcctggaggaggatgatgatgctCTAACATCCATCCCGGAGATGGCTGATGTTCTGCTTGCTATTTCCACTGTTGAAGATTATAAAGCACGTAGAAACCGAAGAAATGGGAGCTGGTTCATCCAGTCTGTCTGTCGCCAGCTAGAAAACAGCTGTCCGAG CGGTGAAGACGTCGTCACCATCCTCCACCGTGTGAACAAGGAGGTTGGTGAGATAGAGGGTGACGCCAATGAACCTGGTGCAAGGAAGCAGATGCCTGAAGTGAGGTCCACCCTGAGGAGGAAACTTGTGTTGTCACCACGTTAA
- the LOC113130358 gene encoding sodium-dependent neutral amino acid transporter SLC6A17-like, whose protein sequence is MPKNSKVTQREQSHDQVTESVADLLAHEEPLDYKSSSLNVGGAAGKKVPQIEVPENDGRPAWNSKLQYILAQVGFSVGLGNVWRFPYLCQKNGGGAYLVPYSILLLIIGIPLFFLELAVGQKIRRGSIGVWNYVCPRLGGIGMSSLMVCGFVGLYYNVIIGWSIFYFFQSFQYPLPWSDCPIRKNGTLAIVEPECDKSSATTYFWYRQTLNTTSTIAESGGLNIKMTLSLLVAWIIVCLAVIKGIASSGKVMYFSSLFPYVVLFCFLVRGLMLKGSVDGIAHMFTPKLEKMLEPQVWREAATQVFFALGLGFGGVIAFSSYNKIDNNCHFDAVLVSFINFFTSILATLVVFAVLGFKANIMNEKCVTENAEKILGYLNSNMLSHDLIPPHVNLSHLTTSDYAEVYGVIKTVKEGSFAQLGLEPCVLEDELNKAVQGTGLAFIAFTEAMTHFPASPFWSVMFFFMLINLGLGSMIGTMTGITTPVLDAYKVQKELLTVCCCIVAFLCGLLFVQRSGNYFVTMFDDYSAGLPLTVVVILENLSVSWIYGTKRFMQDLEDMLGFRPYMIYFYLWKYVSPFCLIILISATVIEMAISPPGYNAWVQELAQERFQSYPPWALAMCFTLIVVAMLPLPVVFIARHFNLMSDGSNKLSVTYRKTMMKDMSNLEEQDETRFILGAKPGEAPPSVAARRAYLAPGGNKPLDPNSLSPNSCYGTSYQNAAISPTTPTTPTTPTSPVTPESDS, encoded by the exons ATGCCTAAGAACAGCAAGGTGACGCAGCGCGAGCAGAGCCATGACCAGGTCACTGAGTCAGTGGCTGACCTGCTCGCTCACGAGGAGCCGCTCGACTACAAGAGCAGCTCCCTGAACGTTGGAGGGGCCGCGGGCAAGAAAGTCCCACAGATAGAGGTGCCCGAAAACGACGGACGCCCCGCCTGGAACAGCAAACTGCAGTACATCCTGGCCCAGGTGGGCTTTTCTGTGGGCCTGGGCAACGTGTGGCGCTTCCCTTACCTGTGCCAAAAGAATGGAGGAG GCGCCTATCTGGTTCCCtactccatcctcctcctcatcattgGCATCCCACTCTTCTTCTTGGAGCTGGCAGTGGGTCAGAAGATCCGCCGTGGCAGCATCGGCGTGTGGAACTACGTCTGTCCTCGTCTGGGCGGGATAGGGATGTCCAGCCTAATG gtgTGTGGCTTTGTGGGTCTCTACTACAATGTGATCATTGGTTGGAGCATCTTCTACTTCTTCCAGTCCTTCCAGTATCCTCTACCATGGAGTGACTGTCCAATCAGAAAGAACGGGACACTTGCTA ttgtGGAGCCGGAGTGTGACAAAAGCTCAGCTACTACCTATTTCTGGTACCGTCAGACCTTGAACACGACCAGCACCATCGCAGAGAGCGGTGGCCTCAACATCAAAATGACCCTGTCTCTGCTCGTGGCCTGGATCATCGTCTGCCTCGCCGTCATTAAAGGAATTGCCTCTTCTGGGAAG GTGATGTACTTCAGCTCTCTTTTCCCCTACGTGGTGCTGTTCTGTTTCCTGGTCCGGGGTCTAATGCTGAAAGGATCTGTGGATGGGATAGCTCACATGTTCACGCCAAAg CTGGAGAAGATGCTGGAGCCCCAGGTGTGGAGGGAGGCAGCCACCCAGGTCTTCTTCGCCCTGGGTCTGGGTTTTGGAGGAGTCATAGCTTTCTCCAGTTACAATAAGATAGACAACAACTGTCATTTTGACGCTGTGCTCGTCTCTTTCATCAACTTCTTCACCTCCATTCTGGCCACGCTGGTGGTGTTTGCTGTGCTGGGCTTCAAGGCCAACATCATGAATGAGAAGTGTGTCACGGA aaaTGCAGAGAAGATCCTGGGATATCTCAATTCAAACATGCTGAGCCACGATCTCATCCCTCCGCACGTGAACCTCTCCCATCTCACCACCTCGGACTACGCTGAGGTCTACGGGGTCATCAAGACGGTCAAAGAGGGCAGCTTCGCCCAGCTGGGTCTGGAGCCTTGTGTCCTGGAGGATGAGCTCAACAAG GCTGTCCAGGGAACTGGCCTGGCCTTCATCGCCTTCACAGAAGCCATGACCCATTTCCCTGCGTCTCCGTTCTGGTCGGTCATGTTCTTCTTCATGCTCATCAACCTCGGTCTGGGCAGCATGATCGGCACCATGACGGGCATCACCACGCCAGTCCTCGACGCCTACAAGGTCCAAAAGGAGCTGCTCACAG TGTGTTGCTGCATCGTGGCCTTCCTGTGTGGCTTGTTGTTCGTTCAGCGTTCAGGGAATTACTTTGTCACCATGTTCGATGATTATTCCGCTGGTCTGCCTCTCACCGTTGTGGTCATCCTGGaaaatctgtctgtctcttggATTTACGGCACTAAAAG GTTCATGCAGGACCTGGAGGACATGTTGGGTTTCCGACCGTATATGATCTATTTCTACCTGTGGAAGTACGTCTCCCCTTTCTGTCTCATCATTCTCATCTCAGCCACTGTCATAGAGATGGCCATCAGCCCGCCAGGATACAACGCCTGGGTTCAAGAGCTg gctcAGGAACGCTTCCAGAGTTACCCTCCCTGGGCTCTCGCCATGTGCTTCACTCTGATTGTCGTGGCCATGCTTCCCCTCCCCGTCGTCTTCATCGCTCGTCACTTCAACCTGATGTCAGACGGCTCCAACAAGCTGTCTGTCACCTACCGCAAAACCATGATGAAAGACATGTCCAACCTGGAGGAGCAGGACGAGACCAGATTCATCCTCGGGGCCAAGCCCGGCGAGGCGCCGCCATCAGTGGCAGCCCGCAGAGCGTACCTCGCCCCTGGGGGGAACAAACCCCTGGACCCCAACTCCCTGTCTCCAAACAGCTGCTACGGTACAAGCTACCAAAACGCCGCCATCAGCCCCACCACACCGACCACGCCGACCACACCGACCTCGCCCGTCACACCGGAGTCTGACTCTTGA
- the LOC113130949 gene encoding tripartite motif-containing protein 16-like isoform X2, translating into MKMIFKTWEHWVWRSAVPCWVSGCVKNDQEDLRNIQTKSKRVLQKQEEKLKKLKAVLQQIQEEAEQTQDLCEGIVVGVIGSLQKHCLSVRKLIGAQKKAAAAPIRRSLRRLEAKIEELKTRDAELDGLAQTGSDAYFLKEWPVLRELCVSDHVQPSYAAFDAPLQPFEVTKRAVKQLEELGEFCDKEFAAISQTADSGSEPESAAETNEDDVHPECVASTSQAHAGPSGFNSTLAELEAEPKTREEFLQYACQLTLDPDTAHKDLMVSKGDKEVKLIPLTHRGPVNQNPERFIYRRQVLCREGLQAERSYYEIEVKGDKAEIALAYKRIDRKSRINLSAFGGNANSWSLDRFTVYSVSHNNDGVQLTKPPSHQKIGVYLNFKAGVLSFYEVSDSMNFLYKVEAKFTEPLYPGFWLGENCRIRICDLTQ; encoded by the exons atgaaaatgatttttaaaaccTGGGAGCACTGGGTGTGGAGGAGCGCCGTGCCCTGCTGGGTTTCAGGCTGTGTAAAGAACGATCAG GAGGATCTGAGGAACATACAGACCAAATCCAAACGGGTTCTGCAGAAACAAGAAGAGAAATTGAAGAAGTTGAAAGCGGTCCTCCAACAGATCCAG GAGGAGGCGGAACAAACGCAGGACCTCTGTGAAGGCATCGTGGTCGGTGTCATCGGCTCCCTCCAGAAACACTGCCTGTCAGTGAGGAAGCTGATCGGAGCTCAGAAAAAGGCGGCAGCGGCTCCGATTAGACGCTCGCTGAGGAGGCTGGAGGCGAAGATAGAGGAGCTGAAGACGAGGGATGCTGAGCTAGATGGTCTGGCACAGACTGGGAGCGATGCCTATTTCCTGAAG GAGTGGCCTGTGCTGAGGGAACTCTGTGTATCAGACCACGTCCAACCTTCTTATGCTGCTTTCGACGCTCCACTCCAGCCCTTTGAGGTGACAAAGAGAGCGGTCaagcagctggaggagctggggGAATTTTGTGACAAAGAATTTGCTGCGATCTCTCAAACTG CCGACAGTGGATCCGAACCGGAGTCAGCAGCAGAGACGAACGAGGATGACGTGCACCCAGAATGTGTAGCCAGCACCTCACAGGCCCATG CAGGACCCTCTGGATTTAACAGCACACTGGCAGAACTGGAAGCTGAGCCTAAAACCAGAGAGGAGTTTCTGCAGT ATGCATGTCAGCTTACCCTGGACCCTGACACGGCTCATAAGGACCTGATGGTTTCTAAAGGGGACAAAGAGGTGAAGCTGATCCCTCTGACACATAGGGGTCCAGTTAACCAAAACCCAGAAAGGTTTATCTATCGGCGACAGGTGCTGTGCAGGGAGGGACTGCAGGCCGAGCGCTCTTACTACGAGATAGAAGTGAAGGGGGACAAGGCAGAGATTGCCCTGGCCTACAAAAGAATAGACAGAAAATCCCGTATCAACCTGTCAGCCTTCGGGGGTAACGCCAACTCCTGGAGTCTTGATCGGTTCACAGTCTACTCCGTGAGTCACAATAATGACGGTGTCCAGCTCACAAAACCCCCGAGCCATCAGAAGATCGGGGTTTATCTGAATTTCAAAGCAGGAGTTCTGTCATTCTACGAGGTGTCAGACAGCATGAACTTCCTTTACAAGGTCGAAGCCAAATTCACAGAGCCGCTGTATCCGGGGTTCTGGCTCGGGGAGAACTGTCGCATCCGCATCTGTGATTTAACACAGTGA
- the LOC113130949 gene encoding tripartite motif-containing protein 16-like isoform X1, with protein MFPNRPQPTRAASMDELARHDTGNWWQHPLDETLQTGNQSRRSLCYRHSRPMNLYCCTDSQVICARCASAEHSGHRIELVAEERRCKQEDLRNIQTKSKRVLQKQEEKLKKLKAVLQQIQEEAEQTQDLCEGIVVGVIGSLQKHCLSVRKLIGAQKKAAAAPIRRSLRRLEAKIEELKTRDAELDGLAQTGSDAYFLKEWPVLRELCVSDHVQPSYAAFDAPLQPFEVTKRAVKQLEELGEFCDKEFAAISQTADSGSEPESAAETNEDDVHPECVASTSQAHAGPSGFNSTLAELEAEPKTREEFLQYACQLTLDPDTAHKDLMVSKGDKEVKLIPLTHRGPVNQNPERFIYRRQVLCREGLQAERSYYEIEVKGDKAEIALAYKRIDRKSRINLSAFGGNANSWSLDRFTVYSVSHNNDGVQLTKPPSHQKIGVYLNFKAGVLSFYEVSDSMNFLYKVEAKFTEPLYPGFWLGENCRIRICDLTQ; from the exons ATGTTCCCCAACAGACCTCAGCCGACCAGGGCCGCCTCCATGGATGAGTTGGCGAGACACGACACGGGAAACTGGTGGCAGCATCCCCTGGACGAGACTCTGCAGACCGGGAACCAATCAAGAAGGTCTTTGTGTTACAGGCACAGCAGGCCCATGAATCTTTACTGCTGCACCGACAGCCAGGTCATCTGCGCCCGGTGCGCTTCAGCTGAGCATTCAGGACACAGGATCGAGTTAGTGGCGGAGGAGCGCAGGTGTAAACAG GAGGATCTGAGGAACATACAGACCAAATCCAAACGGGTTCTGCAGAAACAAGAAGAGAAATTGAAGAAGTTGAAAGCGGTCCTCCAACAGATCCAG GAGGAGGCGGAACAAACGCAGGACCTCTGTGAAGGCATCGTGGTCGGTGTCATCGGCTCCCTCCAGAAACACTGCCTGTCAGTGAGGAAGCTGATCGGAGCTCAGAAAAAGGCGGCAGCGGCTCCGATTAGACGCTCGCTGAGGAGGCTGGAGGCGAAGATAGAGGAGCTGAAGACGAGGGATGCTGAGCTAGATGGTCTGGCACAGACTGGGAGCGATGCCTATTTCCTGAAG GAGTGGCCTGTGCTGAGGGAACTCTGTGTATCAGACCACGTCCAACCTTCTTATGCTGCTTTCGACGCTCCACTCCAGCCCTTTGAGGTGACAAAGAGAGCGGTCaagcagctggaggagctggggGAATTTTGTGACAAAGAATTTGCTGCGATCTCTCAAACTG CCGACAGTGGATCCGAACCGGAGTCAGCAGCAGAGACGAACGAGGATGACGTGCACCCAGAATGTGTAGCCAGCACCTCACAGGCCCATG CAGGACCCTCTGGATTTAACAGCACACTGGCAGAACTGGAAGCTGAGCCTAAAACCAGAGAGGAGTTTCTGCAGT ATGCATGTCAGCTTACCCTGGACCCTGACACGGCTCATAAGGACCTGATGGTTTCTAAAGGGGACAAAGAGGTGAAGCTGATCCCTCTGACACATAGGGGTCCAGTTAACCAAAACCCAGAAAGGTTTATCTATCGGCGACAGGTGCTGTGCAGGGAGGGACTGCAGGCCGAGCGCTCTTACTACGAGATAGAAGTGAAGGGGGACAAGGCAGAGATTGCCCTGGCCTACAAAAGAATAGACAGAAAATCCCGTATCAACCTGTCAGCCTTCGGGGGTAACGCCAACTCCTGGAGTCTTGATCGGTTCACAGTCTACTCCGTGAGTCACAATAATGACGGTGTCCAGCTCACAAAACCCCCGAGCCATCAGAAGATCGGGGTTTATCTGAATTTCAAAGCAGGAGTTCTGTCATTCTACGAGGTGTCAGACAGCATGAACTTCCTTTACAAGGTCGAAGCCAAATTCACAGAGCCGCTGTATCCGGGGTTCTGGCTCGGGGAGAACTGTCGCATCCGCATCTGTGATTTAACACAGTGA